GCGTCCATGTCGACGCGGAGGAAGGCGTCGTACCCCTTGCGGACGAGGGTCGCGTGCGGGTGTTCAGCCATGGCGATCGCCACCTTTCCACGCGTCGGCGAGGTGGGGCTGACAGCTCCGATTCTCCTCGCCGGCCCGCGCGCGGCGACTGGATCACCGCGCCGGGCGGTTCAGCCCCGGCCCCGGGACCGCGCGGCCCGCGCGATGGTCACGACCGCCTTCTCCAGGGCGTACTCGGGGTCGTCGCTCCCGCCCTTCACCCCGGCGTCGGCCTCCGCGACCGCCCGCAGGGCCACGGAAACCCCGTCCGGCGTCCAGCCGCGCATCTGCTGGCGGACCCGGTCGATCTTCCACGGCGGCATCCCCAGCTCACGGGCCAGGTCGGCGGGCCGGCCACCGCGCGCCGACGACAGCTTCCCGATCGCGCGCACCCCCTGGGCCAGCGCGCTGGTGATCATCACGGGGGCCACGCCGGTGGCCAGCGACCAGCGCAGCGCCTCCAGGGCCTCCGCCGTACGGCCCTCCACCGCCCGGTCGGCGACCGTGAAACTCGACGCCTCGGCCCGCCCGGTGTAGTACCTCCCGACGACCGCCTCGTCGATCGTCCCCTCGACGTCCGCCACCAGCTGGGACGCCGCCGAGGCCAGCTCCCGCAGATCACTGCCGATGGCGTCGCACAGCGCCTGGCACGCCTCCGGCGTCGCCGACCGCCCGAAGGACCGGAACTCGCCCCGCACGAACGCCAGCCGGTCCGCCGGCTTGGTCATCTTCGGGCAGGCCACCTCCCGCGCCCCGGCCTTGCGCGCGGCGTC
Above is a genomic segment from Streptomyces collinus Tu 365 containing:
- the holA gene encoding DNA polymerase III subunit delta — its product is MAKKTADDDLLAPVTLAVGQEDLLLDRAVQGVVAAARAADADTDVRDLTPDQLQPGTLAELTSPSLFAERKVVVVRNAQDLSADTVKDVKAYLGSPAEEITLVLLHAGGAKGKGLLDAARKAGAREVACPKMTKPADRLAFVRGEFRSFGRSATPEACQALCDAIGSDLRELASAASQLVADVEGTIDEAVVGRYYTGRAEASSFTVADRAVEGRTAEALEALRWSLATGVAPVMITSALAQGVRAIGKLSSARGGRPADLARELGMPPWKIDRVRQQMRGWTPDGVSVALRAVAEADAGVKGGSDDPEYALEKAVVTIARAARSRGRG